In Methylacidiphilum infernorum V4, a single window of DNA contains:
- a CDS encoding DNA-binding protein: MSKEKIIEAAEELLAAGKEVTLEAVWQKTGGSYTTISIVLDEWKAKKDHERDQMEKARWSKITEKIKSCNDVDEALDLFQTNFGDVDDISPNSSDEAFYHKDKEKALRESAEWLVARDPVKTISMICNILDSVLERKYNFPEDYSLEWLSEWIPDWTPDLIQLPQQKAKLRELVLVQALYLVSLKAIREKLISPSQVFSILQSQRWRVFKRIELKLCSECEDYELRKKAILDKKNFFDCFPENSNPEKCLLPEYRDLLKENFKNLEEGEKEKIRFWMEEWPRTEQAMQMQNFQNFRKKWKQDLDRCQLFKLIGDKKATYKKEKKLIECLFVKMLLEAKNIDPEIELRWDPKGEEKKPDVTFEINGRRVWVEVTELYPDEGDRGSPARKEAETSLAAWSQPAWIATNWEKTLQEGVKEKICKGKEYLIDPQDDLWLLVVTSIPQIEKLKATMVALHSLDQVKLSVDDLLNDPRSDNRFDEFYFFPIVNIGNDNRLYSWSRGEGWKELRVQVWNDFFS; encoded by the coding sequence ACCACGATAAGCATAGTGTTGGATGAATGGAAAGCCAAGAAAGATCACGAACGGGACCAAATGGAAAAGGCTAGGTGGTCCAAAATAACCGAAAAGATTAAGTCTTGTAACGACGTGGATGAAGCTCTGGATCTTTTTCAAACAAATTTTGGGGACGTTGACGATATTTCTCCTAATAGCAGTGACGAAGCTTTCTACCACAAAGACAAAGAAAAGGCCCTAAGAGAAAGCGCAGAGTGGCTGGTTGCAAGAGATCCAGTTAAAACCATCTCCATGATTTGCAACATCTTAGACTCTGTCCTTGAACGCAAATACAATTTTCCCGAAGATTATTCTTTGGAATGGCTTAGTGAGTGGATTCCAGATTGGACTCCAGATCTCATCCAGTTGCCGCAGCAAAAAGCAAAGTTACGAGAACTGGTTTTAGTTCAAGCTCTTTACTTGGTTTCCCTTAAAGCCATTAGGGAAAAACTTATTTCCCCTTCCCAAGTATTCTCTATTCTTCAATCTCAACGATGGAGGGTGTTCAAAAGAATTGAACTCAAACTATGCTCTGAGTGCGAAGATTATGAACTCAGAAAAAAAGCGATTTTAGATAAGAAAAATTTTTTTGACTGCTTTCCCGAAAACAGCAATCCCGAAAAATGCCTTTTGCCGGAATACAGAGACCTTCTAAAAGAAAATTTTAAAAATCTCGAAGAAGGTGAGAAGGAAAAAATTCGATTCTGGATGGAAGAGTGGCCCAGGACTGAGCAAGCAATGCAGATGCAAAATTTTCAAAATTTCCGGAAAAAGTGGAAACAGGATCTGGACCGGTGCCAATTGTTTAAGCTCATCGGTGACAAAAAAGCAACTTATAAAAAAGAAAAAAAACTTATTGAGTGTCTTTTTGTTAAAATGCTTCTTGAGGCAAAAAATATAGATCCAGAGATCGAACTACGCTGGGACCCGAAGGGAGAAGAAAAAAAACCTGATGTTACGTTTGAAATAAACGGCCGCCGAGTATGGGTAGAAGTGACCGAGCTATACCCAGACGAGGGAGATCGTGGGAGCCCTGCAAGAAAAGAGGCCGAAACTAGCCTTGCAGCATGGAGCCAGCCTGCTTGGATAGCCACAAATTGGGAGAAGACCCTGCAAGAGGGGGTTAAAGAGAAAATATGCAAGGGTAAAGAGTATTTAATTGATCCGCAAGACGATCTTTGGCTTTTGGTTGTCACATCCATACCACAAATTGAAAAATTGAAGGCTACTATGGTTGCCCTTCACTCCCTGGATCAAGTCAAGCTTTCGGTAGATGATCTGCTGAACGATCCCCGGAGTGATAACCGCTTCGATGAGTTCTACTTCTTTCCAATCGTAAATATCGGTAACGACAATCGACTCTATTCATGGAGCCGAGGCGAGGGGTGGAAGGAACTGCGGGTACAGGTATGGAACGATTTTTTCTCTTAA